A genome region from Gardnerella vaginalis includes the following:
- the mvaD gene encoding diphosphomevalonate decarboxylase: protein MENVEIEPKIAFNVLDDIDAFNNSNRGAAFTATANANIALIKYWGKQDEALILPYASSLSLTLDGFSTTTKVRFYDCLEEDSICLNGVNFTGDLLQSSERTRIVKMLDIVRKMAGIKSKAQVVSVNTVPTAAGLASSASGFAALASAASYAAGLKLSPRNLSILARKGSGSACRSIYGGLVLWNAGTSDETSYAEPIETPEELQLAMVAVILNSSKKKISSREAMRRTVETSPIYADWIKNCKKDLDTALSAIKNCDIQALGEVSERNALGMHDAMRAAAESVNYLTDETHVVLNVVRKMRDESGFPVWATMDAGPNVKVLTSAEQVLRVKNELRLRVLSEIKRLRESQESPSFSSFAQSNPQFVIARPGSGVSIRRES, encoded by the coding sequence GTGGAAAACGTTGAAATTGAGCCAAAAATAGCGTTTAATGTGCTTGATGATATTGATGCGTTTAATAACAGTAATCGCGGAGCCGCTTTTACAGCTACAGCAAACGCAAATATTGCGCTAATCAAATATTGGGGAAAACAAGATGAAGCTCTGATTTTGCCATATGCTTCCTCATTATCTCTGACTTTAGACGGATTTTCCACAACAACCAAAGTGCGATTTTATGATTGCCTAGAGGAAGACTCGATTTGTTTAAACGGAGTAAACTTTACAGGCGATTTACTTCAAAGTTCAGAGCGTACGCGAATAGTAAAAATGCTAGATATTGTGCGAAAAATGGCTGGAATTAAGAGCAAAGCACAAGTCGTAAGCGTAAACACAGTTCCAACAGCCGCAGGATTAGCTTCTAGCGCATCTGGTTTTGCGGCACTTGCGTCTGCAGCATCATACGCCGCAGGATTAAAACTAAGCCCACGCAACTTGTCGATTCTAGCTCGCAAAGGATCTGGATCAGCATGCAGGTCGATTTACGGCGGATTAGTATTATGGAACGCTGGCACAAGCGACGAAACGTCTTACGCAGAGCCAATCGAAACACCAGAAGAGCTTCAACTTGCAATGGTAGCTGTTATTTTAAACTCTAGTAAAAAGAAGATTTCAAGCCGTGAAGCAATGCGACGCACAGTAGAAACATCACCAATCTACGCAGACTGGATCAAGAACTGCAAAAAAGACCTAGATACGGCGTTATCAGCTATCAAAAATTGTGATATTCAAGCATTGGGAGAAGTGTCGGAGAGAAACGCTTTAGGAATGCACGACGCAATGCGCGCGGCTGCTGAAAGCGTAAACTATTTAACAGATGAAACGCATGTTGTGCTTAACGTTGTGCGAAAAATGCGCGATGAAAGCGGATTTCCAGTTTGGGCTACAATGGATGCTGGTCCGAATGTTAAAGTTTTAACTAGCGCGGAGCAAGTTTTGCGAGTTAAAAACGAGTTGAGATTGCGCGTGTTGAGTGAGATTAAGCGTTTGCGCGAGTCGCAGGAATCGCCGTCATTTAGCAGCTTTGCGCAATCCAATCCACAGTTTGTTATTGCACGCCCAGGAAGTGGCGTTAGCATACGGAGAGAATCATGA
- a CDS encoding nucleoside hydrolase: protein MTTIILDCDPGHDDAMAILLALGNPNIDLLGVTTVGGNQSLEKVTYNARATLEMAHATNIPVHAGCDRPMIRPLEVAAAVHGETGLDGVTLPEPTRPLDEGHAVNWIIDTIMSHEPGTITLVPTGPLTNIAMAVRLEPRIVSRVKEVVLMGGGYHVGNWSAVAEFNIKVDPEAAHVVFNEDWPITMVGLDLTHQALCTPEVQARIDAIGTPLSAFASGLMDFFRKAYKNNQDFIDPPVHDPCTVAYLIDHSVVQTRRCPVDVEIKGDLTLGMTVADLRGPEPSADKCHTQVATKLDFNKFWDLIIDALKELK, encoded by the coding sequence ATGACCACAATCATTCTAGATTGCGATCCAGGTCATGACGACGCTATGGCTATTCTGCTAGCGCTTGGCAATCCAAACATTGATTTGCTTGGTGTAACAACAGTCGGCGGAAATCAGAGCCTAGAAAAGGTGACTTACAATGCGCGAGCAACGCTAGAAATGGCACATGCTACAAATATCCCTGTGCACGCAGGCTGCGACCGCCCAATGATCCGTCCTCTAGAAGTTGCTGCTGCTGTTCACGGAGAAACCGGCCTGGATGGAGTGACTTTGCCAGAGCCGACTCGTCCTTTAGATGAGGGACACGCAGTAAACTGGATTATTGACACAATAATGAGTCATGAGCCAGGCACGATCACACTTGTACCAACTGGACCTCTTACAAACATCGCTATGGCAGTTCGCTTAGAGCCACGAATCGTTAGCCGAGTTAAGGAAGTCGTTCTCATGGGCGGCGGCTATCACGTTGGCAATTGGAGCGCAGTTGCAGAGTTTAACATTAAGGTAGATCCTGAAGCCGCTCACGTTGTGTTTAATGAAGATTGGCCTATTACAATGGTTGGTCTTGATTTAACTCATCAGGCACTTTGCACTCCAGAAGTACAAGCTAGGATTGACGCTATCGGTACGCCTCTTTCTGCTTTTGCAAGCGGATTGATGGACTTCTTCCGTAAGGCATACAAGAACAACCAGGATTTTATCGACCCACCAGTTCACGATCCTTGCACGGTTGCATATTTGATAGATCACAGCGTTGTACAAACTCGTAGATGCCCTGTAGACGTTGAGATTAAGGGAGATTTGACGCTTGGCATGACGGTAGCAGATTTGCGTGGACCAGAGCCATCGGCTGACAAGTGCCATACTCAAGTGGCAACTAAACTCGACTTTAACAAGTTCTGGGATTTGATTATTGACGCTTTAAAAGAATTGAAATAA
- a CDS encoding RsmD family RNA methyltransferase produces the protein MHVIAGRFKGTQLCAAKSCTRPTTDRTKEAIFSRLDSWGVCDGARVLDLFAGTAALGIEAISRGAKELVCVEANAAAAALITKTVKVLQSQGAWSEDLSARVNKRRAEQFVQDYSGEAFDLVFVDPPYALETEQVELLIENMVSRGVVSAAADTLIVLERSARSVAPKICAGWEIFDTRNYGETIVMFIQATRFD, from the coding sequence ATGCACGTAATTGCAGGAAGATTTAAAGGCACACAATTATGCGCCGCAAAGTCATGTACAAGACCAACAACAGATCGCACAAAAGAGGCGATTTTTTCTAGGCTCGACTCATGGGGAGTATGCGATGGCGCTCGCGTACTCGACTTATTCGCTGGAACCGCGGCGTTAGGCATAGAAGCGATTTCTAGGGGCGCAAAAGAACTCGTGTGCGTAGAGGCGAACGCTGCTGCGGCGGCGTTAATAACAAAAACTGTTAAAGTACTACAAAGTCAAGGCGCGTGGAGTGAAGATTTAAGCGCTCGCGTAAATAAAAGACGCGCAGAGCAGTTCGTACAAGACTACAGCGGCGAAGCTTTCGATTTGGTGTTTGTAGATCCGCCGTACGCATTAGAGACAGAGCAAGTTGAGCTTTTGATTGAGAATATGGTTAGTAGGGGCGTTGTAAGTGCCGCAGCTGACACGCTTATTGTTTTAGAGCGTAGCGCGCGCAGTGTTGCGCCTAAGATTTGTGCTGGGTGGGAGATTTTCGACACGCGCAACTATGGCGAAACTATCGTAATGTTCATTCAAGCTACGCGCTTTGACTGA
- a CDS encoding MFS transporter — translation MTEVSSKKPSMLDKGGRSIVALMVALLVAIFAFQLNASMLSPALATMTRELKTTDSQIALTQTVFFTAAALFSLFLPRLADLVGRKKVLTGILISTILGCAVSAIAPNVTVLMIGRILQGASGPVVPMCLIMLRVRVSEEKRYAKLMAILTSVNGGIAGVDALLGGWLAGNFGFRSVFWTMAAIGIIAVLLVAFYAEESHAQDTPKMDWVGVVTLGIAFLAAYLAINEIGKLAGANLSLVAGLVILAAVFFVVFWNVEGKNSAPLVSTKYMSQRRTWGLLSCTLLTMTGVFAIMNGVVPQLAQDAKAGAGMGADIVSFATLTPYAIIGFVFGPVAGMLAAKFGYRLVLRAGILVSVLGVVFGIYVAASPSVWALVVLSLWLGISYAGVANIMLNGLGIVLSPKDNPGYLPGMNAGAFNLGAGLSFAILYAVMTNFVQSAGASAGYIASMVAGIVLLALAFACSFLIPKPEDCE, via the coding sequence ATGACTGAGGTTTCATCTAAAAAACCATCTATGCTGGATAAGGGTGGACGATCAATCGTAGCGCTTATGGTAGCGCTGCTTGTCGCGATTTTCGCATTCCAGCTTAACGCATCTATGCTTTCTCCAGCTCTAGCAACAATGACTCGCGAGCTTAAAACAACGGATTCTCAAATCGCCTTAACGCAAACAGTATTCTTTACTGCAGCAGCATTATTCTCGCTGTTCTTGCCGCGTTTAGCTGATCTTGTTGGACGAAAAAAGGTTCTTACTGGGATTTTAATCTCCACTATTTTGGGTTGTGCAGTGAGTGCTATTGCGCCAAACGTAACAGTTCTTATGATTGGACGAATCCTTCAAGGAGCAAGCGGACCAGTTGTGCCAATGTGCTTGATTATGCTTCGCGTGCGCGTTAGCGAAGAAAAACGCTACGCAAAGCTAATGGCAATTCTGACTTCTGTGAACGGCGGTATTGCAGGCGTTGATGCGCTTCTTGGCGGCTGGCTTGCAGGAAACTTTGGCTTTAGATCCGTATTCTGGACTATGGCAGCCATTGGTATAATCGCTGTTCTTTTGGTTGCTTTCTATGCTGAAGAATCCCATGCTCAAGATACTCCAAAGATGGATTGGGTTGGAGTTGTAACCCTTGGCATAGCATTCCTAGCAGCATATCTTGCTATCAACGAGATTGGTAAACTTGCTGGCGCTAATTTGAGTCTTGTAGCAGGTCTTGTGATTCTTGCAGCAGTATTCTTTGTAGTGTTCTGGAACGTAGAGGGCAAAAACTCTGCTCCTCTTGTTTCTACAAAATATATGAGTCAGCGTCGCACTTGGGGCTTGCTTTCTTGCACACTTCTTACTATGACTGGCGTATTTGCAATTATGAACGGCGTTGTTCCACAGCTAGCTCAAGACGCTAAGGCTGGCGCTGGAATGGGTGCGGACATCGTAAGCTTCGCAACTCTTACCCCTTACGCAATCATCGGCTTCGTGTTTGGACCTGTTGCGGGTATGCTTGCTGCAAAGTTCGGGTATCGTCTGGTGCTGCGTGCTGGAATTCTTGTGAGCGTTCTTGGCGTGGTATTTGGAATTTATGTTGCAGCCTCGCCTTCTGTTTGGGCGCTTGTAGTGCTTTCTTTGTGGCTTGGTATAAGTTATGCTGGCGTTGCAAACATTATGCTTAACGGTCTTGGAATTGTGCTTTCGCCAAAGGATAATCCTGGATATTTGCCTGGAATGAATGCTGGCGCGTTTAATCTTGGTGCAGGCTTGAGCTTTGCGATTCTTTACGCTGTTATGACTAATTTTGTACAATCTGCTGGAGCATCAGCTGGATATATTGCTTCGATGGTTGCTGGAATCGTGCTACTTGCTTTGGCGTTTGCATGCTCGTTCTTGATTCCTAAGCCAGAAGATTGCGAGTGA
- the rpmB gene encoding 50S ribosomal protein L28 — protein sequence MAARCAVCGKGPQTGFSVSHSHIRNKRTFRPNLQPVRTTIDGENVRLRVCVKCIKAGKVQRVEA from the coding sequence ATGGCAGCTCGTTGCGCAGTATGTGGCAAGGGACCGCAAACCGGTTTCAGCGTTTCACATTCGCACATCCGCAATAAGCGCACCTTCCGCCCGAACCTTCAGCCGGTTCGCACCACCATTGATGGCGAAAATGTTCGCCTTCGTGTGTGCGTAAAATGCATTAAGGCAGGCAAGGTTCAGCGCGTTGAGGCGTGA
- a CDS encoding ATP-dependent DNA helicase RecG, with protein sequence MAARITLNTAISSIVSNKRRVSALKSLGVITVKDALTYYPFRVTNPLKRAHLSQILPGQEVAFSATIQSINIVQMAARRGYRLEVNVAQDAAQAQIVYFSKNRQYVQWVSGRIAVGQTVVVGGTSGEFNGRLQFTHPQILTVRAKSAESDDSAYNTDARMQSSDDFAVQSVEDGIEKLCAPQPIYHANSRISSEHIHETILGLLRLFKTCDSGDPNVPDTDILSDVLPDVLPQFVINSKNLMHRAAAFESIHNPQNKNDFENAIHTMRYEEAFISQIAVLQSRKKSGENKAYTCENSELRKHFEESLPFELTEGQKNVISEITADMQGESQATSESLLKPMRRLLQGEVGSGKTIVAMSAMLQAVGSGHQAVLIAPTQVLASQHATNLQQMIERAGINVEITLITGGMKLASRRSALAKVASGEPEIIVATHAAFSASFKPTNLALVIIDEQHRFGVEQRDTLLHKISGNAVPHLLVMTATPIPRSAAMTWFGDLDASYLTELPGGRKPIRTFVINEEDSHKMASMFYHIRSRIDAGERAYVVCARIDSEDSEENNDNTYNTYNNADAIYQETQDSYTLNSQNSQNTQIAQREVHTVLQISKRLQNLPQFKGVEFAQLTGRTSDEEKREIMHKFDSGQVQILVSTTVIEVGVDVAKASCIVIFDADRFGLAQLHQLRGRVGRSGTQSWAFLVSNAPNNQLAAERLQVVENSLDGAIIAQKDLELRNVGDVLGDSQSGGKSSLKLLRVVKDAKIIAEAREDANTLLEHDPTLLEHPQTAGEVLDFTQGSSTAILSN encoded by the coding sequence ATGGCAGCACGCATAACACTAAACACAGCAATATCATCAATCGTAAGCAATAAGAGACGCGTGTCTGCTTTAAAATCACTAGGCGTAATCACAGTAAAAGACGCGCTAACATACTACCCGTTTAGAGTCACAAATCCGCTAAAACGCGCGCATTTAAGCCAAATTTTGCCAGGTCAAGAAGTAGCGTTCTCAGCGACAATACAATCTATAAACATAGTGCAAATGGCAGCGCGACGAGGATATCGGCTAGAAGTAAACGTGGCGCAAGATGCGGCACAAGCACAGATTGTGTATTTTTCAAAGAACAGACAATACGTGCAATGGGTTAGTGGCAGAATTGCAGTAGGACAAACCGTTGTTGTAGGAGGCACAAGCGGCGAGTTCAATGGGAGACTACAGTTTACACATCCGCAGATTCTAACTGTTCGAGCAAAGAGTGCTGAAAGCGATGATTCTGCTTATAATACTGATGCGCGCATGCAAAGCAGCGATGATTTTGCTGTGCAAAGTGTAGAAGATGGGATTGAAAAACTTTGCGCGCCACAACCGATTTACCACGCAAATTCGAGAATATCTAGTGAACATATTCACGAGACGATTTTAGGATTATTGCGACTTTTTAAGACTTGCGATTCTGGCGATCCTAATGTTCCCGATACAGATATTCTTTCAGATGTTTTGCCAGACGTTCTGCCACAATTCGTCATAAACAGTAAAAACCTAATGCACCGCGCGGCAGCATTCGAATCAATCCACAATCCACAAAACAAAAACGACTTTGAAAACGCAATACACACAATGCGCTACGAAGAAGCATTCATATCACAAATAGCAGTTTTGCAATCACGCAAAAAATCAGGGGAAAATAAGGCATACACGTGCGAAAACAGCGAGCTAAGAAAACACTTTGAAGAAAGCCTACCATTCGAGCTAACAGAAGGACAAAAAAACGTTATTAGCGAAATAACAGCAGATATGCAAGGCGAATCGCAAGCAACCAGCGAATCGTTATTAAAACCAATGCGTCGTCTTTTGCAAGGAGAAGTCGGCTCTGGAAAAACAATAGTAGCGATGAGCGCAATGCTACAAGCCGTAGGATCAGGACACCAAGCGGTACTAATAGCCCCAACACAAGTATTAGCATCACAGCACGCCACAAACCTACAACAGATGATTGAGCGTGCAGGGATAAACGTTGAAATAACGCTCATAACAGGCGGAATGAAGCTAGCCAGCAGACGAAGTGCACTAGCAAAAGTAGCAAGTGGAGAGCCAGAGATTATTGTGGCAACGCACGCAGCTTTCTCCGCAAGCTTTAAACCAACAAACCTAGCGCTGGTGATAATCGACGAACAGCACAGATTTGGCGTAGAACAACGAGACACACTATTACACAAGATAAGCGGAAACGCGGTTCCACACTTGTTAGTCATGACAGCCACACCAATACCGCGATCCGCAGCAATGACATGGTTTGGAGACCTAGACGCATCCTATTTAACAGAGCTTCCAGGCGGACGCAAACCAATCCGCACTTTTGTAATAAACGAAGAAGACTCGCACAAGATGGCATCCATGTTCTACCACATTCGCTCTAGAATCGATGCAGGAGAGCGAGCATACGTTGTATGTGCTCGAATAGACAGTGAAGACAGTGAAGAAAACAACGATAATACTTACAATACTTACAATAATGCTGATGCGATCTACCAAGAGACCCAAGACTCATACACTCTAAATTCACAAAATTCACAAAATACACAAATTGCTCAGCGAGAAGTACACACAGTTTTACAAATATCGAAACGCTTACAAAACCTACCACAATTCAAAGGCGTAGAATTCGCACAACTAACAGGTCGTACAAGCGACGAAGAAAAACGCGAAATAATGCACAAATTCGACAGTGGACAAGTACAAATCCTAGTTTCCACAACGGTTATAGAAGTAGGAGTAGACGTAGCAAAAGCCAGTTGTATAGTGATTTTCGACGCAGACCGCTTCGGACTAGCACAACTACACCAGCTCAGAGGACGAGTGGGACGTTCAGGCACACAATCCTGGGCTTTCCTAGTGTCAAACGCACCAAACAACCAGTTAGCAGCTGAACGTTTACAAGTAGTAGAAAACTCGTTAGACGGCGCCATAATAGCCCAAAAAGACCTAGAATTAAGAAACGTTGGAGACGTTCTAGGAGACAGTCAGTCAGGTGGAAAATCCAGTCTAAAACTATTACGAGTAGTAAAAGACGCAAAAATCATTGCAGAAGCAAGAGAGGACGCAAACACGCTACTAGAACACGACCCGACCCTACTAGAACATCCACAAACCGCTGGAGAAGTTTTAGACTTTACACAAGGTAGCAGCACAGCAATACTAAGCAATTAG
- a CDS encoding PfkB family carbohydrate kinase, with protein sequence MTEREQQILSWIQQNPMISQQELADLAGITRSGVAAHISNLIRKGYLRGKGYIVTPPSYVTVIGGISMDVLGIACGDLMDYTSNAAKVRYALGGVGRNIAVALERMNTRVSLVSVYGGDHNGELFKVDASVNGLEIGYSKQLPDAMTASYMYVGDASGQRLLALDDMSIYDYMTPDFLRERISIIENADIVALDTNISQKSFEWVCDNYHRPIMVRAITDAKAPRILSRLHCIDTLILDTAESQALTGICAVDEKSAVRCAKVLLKRGVGHVFVNSGREGVAYGVADEGVAFYPVPLKRVQRMIVARGNGGEGVRAVGNDNGSSDAATAALIYARYNHFDNTKTGRFAVAAAALNTESVEAVHESMTPELVMERMENIHERV encoded by the coding sequence ATGACTGAGCGCGAACAACAAATTCTATCGTGGATTCAACAGAACCCTATGATTAGTCAGCAAGAACTTGCAGACCTAGCAGGAATAACAAGATCAGGCGTAGCTGCACACATTTCCAATCTTATTCGCAAAGGATACCTTAGAGGAAAAGGATATATAGTCACACCACCTAGCTACGTAACAGTAATAGGCGGAATAAGTATGGACGTTCTGGGAATCGCGTGCGGAGACCTAATGGACTACACTTCAAACGCTGCAAAAGTACGATACGCGCTAGGCGGAGTCGGACGAAACATAGCCGTGGCACTAGAAAGAATGAACACACGAGTAAGCCTAGTATCCGTGTACGGCGGCGACCACAACGGAGAATTATTCAAAGTCGACGCGTCTGTAAACGGATTAGAAATAGGATACTCAAAGCAGCTACCAGACGCAATGACAGCATCATACATGTATGTAGGAGACGCATCGGGGCAAAGGCTTTTAGCACTAGACGATATGAGCATCTACGATTACATGACACCAGACTTCTTGCGCGAAAGAATATCGATAATAGAAAACGCAGACATAGTTGCACTAGACACCAACATTTCACAAAAATCCTTCGAATGGGTGTGCGACAACTATCACAGACCAATAATGGTGCGCGCAATAACCGACGCAAAAGCTCCACGAATACTTTCCAGACTACACTGCATAGACACACTCATATTAGACACAGCCGAATCGCAGGCGTTAACAGGCATTTGTGCGGTAGACGAAAAATCTGCAGTAAGATGCGCTAAGGTATTGCTAAAACGCGGAGTTGGACATGTGTTTGTTAACTCGGGGCGCGAGGGAGTAGCGTATGGCGTAGCGGACGAGGGAGTAGCGTTCTATCCCGTACCGCTAAAACGTGTACAAAGAATGATTGTTGCGCGCGGAAACGGTGGAGAAGGCGTGCGCGCGGTTGGCAACGACAATGGATCAAGCGATGCTGCTACAGCGGCGTTGATCTACGCTAGGTATAATCATTTTGATAACACAAAGACAGGGCGATTCGCTGTAGCCGCCGCAGCTCTTAACACGGAATCGGTAGAAGCTGTGCACGAGTCGATGACTCCAGAGCTTGTAATGGAGAGAATGGAAAACATTCACGAGCGCGTGTAA
- the fni gene encoding type 2 isopentenyl-diphosphate Delta-isomerase translates to MTNEQALAPGKLYIAGEYAVVDGCAAIVAAVNRYVKVTVDDDNLLIRDSHGKTYNSCDFNKNESEKTNLKKLDLPTFYGKITSESKNYKPLYWKRGIFGREFILDEKDAEDINVSAKDSTDACYLPAEKSPATSDEQNQDSQIKKLKKIYSYVFSAMQIVDDFARETKEVKNVLLDEGNPAINLYNLQIESDLDDKKTGKKYGLGSSAAVTVAAVRALCQWYGLTLTTPELCKLAIIASSLVKKSGSGGDVAASTYGGWVMYRAYNREWLEAEIEMIESGDSSLHKLLRKKWPRFEVKRLKVGAGLRLLVGWTGSPASSAELVGSVKAGVESGDLTAHNPAKTSAKTYAKTYEDFCVQSEKCVQKIANALENGRIDALLSGFARNRALLKDLGEITGTLIETPKLTRLIEVANGAGLPSKTSGAGGGDCGIAIARAEDFDAVFARIEEEWQNSGIEALNLKVAEFDESSDLSLIEQRKDDHIKLACEQYDAHAESGFEHVRFIPNALPQLALSDVDTSVSVFDESIKWDTPLYINAMTGGSKKGENINESLARVAAKTGLAMASGSLSAALKNPRLAGTFSVIRRFNPNGFVMANVSAGVSAEQAIKAVEILQANALQIHLNAAQELVMSEGDRDFSAWLNNIEAIVRELDSMKVPVVVKETGCGMSARDVLRLKNVGVRAVDVGGRGGTNFVAIENARRGRKSDYEFLDSWGLTTVESLLDIAQCDEILCEPRDCSDSCDSARMQVFASGGVRTPLDVVRSLRLGASAAGVAGEFLHTLINEGEDALVEQIESWKAQIRVIMALLGCKNIEDLRENSRILIDDKPCAL, encoded by the coding sequence ATGACTAATGAGCAAGCTTTAGCGCCTGGAAAACTTTACATAGCAGGCGAATACGCTGTTGTAGATGGATGCGCTGCAATCGTAGCAGCTGTGAATCGTTATGTAAAAGTTACAGTTGACGATGACAACCTACTAATACGCGATAGTCATGGAAAAACGTATAACAGCTGCGACTTTAATAAAAACGAATCCGAAAAAACTAATCTTAAAAAATTAGATTTACCAACATTTTACGGAAAAATCACGAGTGAGTCTAAAAACTATAAGCCTCTTTATTGGAAGCGTGGAATCTTCGGCAGGGAATTTATTTTAGACGAAAAAGATGCAGAAGATATAAATGTGAGCGCAAAAGACTCAACGGATGCTTGCTACTTGCCAGCGGAAAAGTCGCCAGCAACCAGCGATGAACAAAACCAAGATTCTCAAATAAAAAAATTAAAAAAAATCTATTCATACGTATTTTCCGCAATGCAAATAGTAGACGATTTTGCGCGCGAAACAAAAGAAGTAAAAAACGTTCTACTAGATGAAGGAAATCCAGCCATAAACCTATACAATCTACAAATAGAAAGTGATTTAGACGATAAAAAAACAGGCAAAAAATACGGGCTTGGATCATCTGCAGCCGTAACGGTGGCGGCTGTGCGAGCGCTGTGCCAATGGTACGGATTAACGCTTACAACGCCAGAATTGTGCAAGCTAGCCATAATTGCGTCTTCGCTAGTAAAAAAGTCAGGAAGCGGCGGAGACGTGGCAGCAAGCACATACGGCGGATGGGTAATGTACCGCGCGTACAATCGCGAATGGCTTGAAGCAGAAATAGAAATGATTGAAAGTGGAGACTCAAGCCTACACAAGCTGCTTAGAAAAAAATGGCCGCGATTTGAAGTAAAACGATTAAAAGTAGGCGCAGGCTTGCGACTCTTAGTTGGGTGGACGGGGAGTCCCGCCAGCAGCGCGGAGCTCGTTGGAAGCGTAAAAGCTGGAGTGGAATCTGGCGATTTAACCGCGCACAATCCTGCTAAAACAAGCGCTAAGACTTACGCTAAAACATACGAAGATTTTTGCGTACAAAGCGAAAAATGCGTGCAAAAAATCGCAAATGCGCTAGAAAATGGGCGCATAGATGCGTTGTTAAGCGGATTTGCGCGAAATCGTGCGCTGCTAAAAGATCTTGGCGAAATCACGGGAACACTAATCGAAACGCCAAAACTTACGCGGCTAATAGAAGTTGCCAATGGTGCAGGATTGCCGTCCAAAACAAGTGGAGCAGGCGGAGGAGATTGCGGAATCGCGATTGCGCGCGCGGAAGATTTTGATGCTGTGTTTGCTCGCATTGAAGAAGAATGGCAAAACAGCGGTATTGAGGCACTTAATCTGAAAGTCGCAGAATTTGATGAAAGTAGCGACCTCTCGCTTATTGAACAACGCAAAGACGATCACATAAAACTTGCGTGCGAACAATACGATGCGCACGCGGAATCTGGTTTTGAACACGTGCGGTTTATTCCAAACGCGCTGCCGCAATTGGCATTAAGCGATGTAGATACAAGTGTGAGCGTGTTTGACGAAAGCATAAAATGGGATACTCCGCTGTATATTAACGCAATGACGGGCGGAAGCAAAAAAGGCGAAAATATAAACGAGTCGCTAGCGAGGGTAGCTGCAAAAACTGGCTTGGCAATGGCTTCTGGCTCGCTAAGCGCAGCGCTTAAAAATCCGCGGCTTGCAGGGACTTTTAGCGTGATTCGGCGCTTTAATCCGAATGGATTTGTAATGGCGAATGTAAGCGCAGGAGTGAGCGCTGAGCAGGCGATTAAAGCTGTAGAAATTTTGCAAGCAAACGCGTTGCAAATCCACCTAAACGCGGCACAAGAGCTTGTGATGAGCGAAGGAGACCGCGATTTTAGTGCGTGGCTTAACAATATTGAGGCCATTGTGCGCGAGCTTGATTCAATGAAAGTGCCAGTTGTTGTTAAAGAAACTGGGTGCGGAATGAGCGCTCGGGATGTGCTGCGGTTGAAAAATGTGGGCGTGCGTGCGGTGGACGTTGGCGGACGCGGAGGCACGAATTTTGTTGCGATTGAAAACGCAAGGCGTGGGCGTAAAAGCGACTACGAGTTCCTCGATTCTTGGGGGCTTACAACTGTCGAATCGTTGCTAGACATAGCGCAATGCGATGAGATTTTGTGCGAGCCGCGCGATTGCTCGGATTCTTGCGATAGTGCGCGAATGCAAGTGTTTGCAAGCGGAGGAGTGCGTACACCTCTTGATGTTGTGCGCTCATTGCGGCTTGGTGCAAGCGCTGCTGGAGTTGCTGGCGAATTTTTGCACACGCTTATTAACGAAGGAGAAGATGCGCTTGTTGAGCAAATTGAGTCTTGGAAGGCGCAGATTCGTGTGATTATGGCGTTGCTTGGATGCAAGAATATTGAGGATTTGCGCGAAAATTCGCGGATTTTGATTGATGATAAGCCCTGTGCGCTTTAA